CACCCGTTAGTCTATTCAGGAGAGCACCAAACGGGTGCCCACTGTCATTGAGGATGTCATGAACGACCAGAATTCCTTTGAGGCGATGCTTGCCATTATTTCCGCCGTTCGTGACGCTCGCACCCGTCCTCCTGTGGTGGCGACGGTGGAGAACACCCGCAGCGGAGGCGATCGAATCGTGGCAAAGGCGCAAGTTAATTTCAACGACCGGATCTGGTCCCTCACTGACGAAAATGGGGCGTCCGCATTTCACCCGGAAAGCGGCTGGACCATCAGCCACAGCGACGGAGCCGTTGAGAATGTACCCAGAGAGCGGGATGACTGGATGCCACCGGAGATGCTCCTGTTTTTCCCCCTCTCCCTCCCCATTTGGGGTGGACAGATGGACGGCTGGAGGGTCATCGACGCAGCAGTCTCCGGAGGGGAGGCGCATCTACGCTTCCAGCACAAAGACGATGCTGAACTTTTCGGCCAGGCAACCATCGACCTCCAGTGGGGGGTTGCGATGGAGTTCACGTTGCCATGGGAGCGGACAACGCTTCAGGACATCAAGAGTTCCTGGGAATAGCTCCGCAAAAGAGCGTCGGGGTGTGGGATCCACAACTGGATGACACCCCGACGCTCCTTCTTGTCCTGGCAAAGCCTAATCAGCTATGCCTCCCTGCCGTAGGGATATTTACATGGGGCGTTGAGGTAACACTGGAAACGCGGGAGCTTAATGGTCCCGCCGATCTTGAAGACCCGCCCTGCACTACGATCATTGACGGAGATGTCGTACAGTTCAGCGAAAAATTTGGCGGCCTTCTTTGGGGTCATAGGATGCTTTGTCTGAGTGAAGGATGTTCCAAACGCAAACGGCATAAACCAGAGGTTGTCCACATCGTGGTCAAACCAGAAAGGGACGCTTTCACGCATGCGCAGCGGAATCGTTACTGAGATTTGCCGCTTGTTCATCGACGTGTAAGAGACATTGAAAGTGTGGTACGTCCTTTGAAGGGAAATCCAGGTATTGAGCTTGATTGATGACTGCCAGATGACCACCCTTGCTGTCGTCATTTGACCCCACCGGAGGGTGTCATTGGACGAAGCTCGGTATTGGGTGTTGATCGTCGTGCTGAGCGGTTCCATTTCACCTGCTTGGGTCGTAGGTGATTCCGGGACGATCTCGGTATTAGTCAGTTCGATTTGCGGGAGTACTGCTGCCCGATCCTGCGCATTCAAGCCGGTAAGGTCGATCGGTTCTTCGGTTGGGGCTTCCTGCACCACCTCGGCAACAGAATCCCCTGAGTCATCAGCTACGGCGACCGTGACCAGGTCGGCAACGCACGTATATCCAATGGATCGATTCGCGTTTTCGGCGACCGCGTCTTGGATTGATTCATGCGAGGCAAGGTCGCTCGCGGTGTCCTCGCAGGTGGAGGAGGACGCCGGTTGGTCTTCCCTGCTGTAGTTTGCGGAGGTTGTGAAGCTGTAGATATTGCTGGTGCGTGTTATGAGTTCTTGTCGGCCCTCGACTCGGCCGGTGGCCGTCGCCGTCCAGTAGTAGGTGGTGCCAGGTGCGAGCAGTCCAGCGGTCACTGGCATGTCTCTTGTGGTCCCGTTGGAGATTTGGATCGGGTTTGATTGCCCGTCAGGATTGGTCGTCAGCGCAAAGACCAGGGTGCCGTCGTCGGGGAACGAGCCGTAGTAGGGGGCGTAGTCGAGAGTCGGTGGTAAATCCGTGGTGGAACCGTTAGGTAGGGAGGTGCCCCAGCGGGATGTTGACCAGTCACCAAGGGCGAACTCGTAAGAGGTCATGACCTGTTCCCCGGCGGGTGTTGTTGTTTCAGCGCTGATGACGTGTTCACCGGTGTGCGCCGGAACCGCAAGGGCGGGGCTAATGGAGGACTTGGCCGGCACCGTGTAAAGACCGTGTGAGGTGCCGTCATAGGCAACGGAAACGGTCATTGGCGAGCCGTAGGGGTTCGTGGCCGCCAGTGTGCAATCGACCATGGTCGTTGTCACGCCGTCCGTCCAATTTTCGCCGACGAACGGGGTGGGGCAGGAAAACGCAACCGTGGGCATTTTGGTGTACCAGCCGTTGAGGTCGAGGATGTAGTCCACGGTATCGGTCGAGACGTTATGTATCTTGATGGCGTTGTCCGAGCCCACCGGGATGGTGGCCAAGTTGGTCGTGTATGCACCGGCAGTCCCCTTGTTGAAGGTCAGGGTTCCGACGTTGGTCGGCTCAGTTGTGCCGGACGCATAAGCACGGGCATATCCGCCGGCAGTCCCGGTATCGACGACGGTCAGGTTCGCCACGATCGCAGAGAGCCCGTTGCCGACAGAAGGTATGTCGTTTGTCCCGCCTACGGGGATCGTGACTGTCGCTCCGGGTGGCACGTGGGTCGCCGCCCGGGTGTCATAAATTTTCGCTACGGCCGGAGTGAATACCCCGGCATCGGAGCTACTGCCGCCAGGCGTGAAGTAACCTTCCACGTCCATCAGCAAGTCGATCGTATTACCGGCTGATAGGTACACCTTGATCGTGCCGTCGGCCGCCAGTGGGACGATAGCGCCGATTGACGTAAACGGGGATCCGTCGAAGTTCAATGATGTTCCCGGCCGGGACGTTGCACTTGTGGCGTATGGATTTATGTACCCTGCCAGGGTATTGGTGTTGTCGACCTGAAAGTTCACGAACACCGCCTTGGCTCCTGCAGGCACACCGGCTTTGCCCGAGACCTGAATGGTGGAAGTGCTGCCACCTGTCAGTTTCGCCTTCGGAAGGCCAACACCATTGATCGTGTCCACGATTCGGGTTTGCTTGACCGGCGAGTATCCGCCGGCGGCAGTCACCCCGTTACCGGCGGTGTAGTAACCCTGAACGTCCACCATGACGTTCGTCGTCGTGGTGGCCTGAATCTGGATCTGACCGGCATCGGACACCATCACGACTGCGCTGTTCGAGGTATACGGGCTAGCGTCATACCGCATCACACCAGCCAATGCACCATCAGCCGGGCCGGCTGACATCTGTCCGGCTGTTGTCGGAGCCACCGCGGTCATTGTGACCAGCACGGCCGACACGCCTTCGGTCGGGATTCCCGCCGCACCAGTCGCCTGAACCGTCCGCGGCGCAAAGGATGCCAGCGGAGCCTTCGATATCCCCGTCCCCGTCCTGGAATCGACCAGCCGGCCTTGCACGGGCACGAATAGCCCGGCCGTGCCCACGGTCGCTCCATGCGCGCGGGTAGCCGACAAAAGAGGCGGTATCAGTGCCGCCAACATAACCATGATGATTACAAAGGACATCACGCCGGCCATTCCACCGGCAGAAAAACATAGGCGCGACCGCCTTATGGCGGGCAGAACAAAAGAGCGCATGAAAAATCCCCCCTTGACGCACCCCGGGTGCGTCAGAACCACAATCACAAGACCAAAACGGCAGCAAACCACTGCCTGACTGCAGTTCCCCGATTAAGAACCCAAGCTAACTGAGCTAAGGAGAAAGATAAACCACGGAATGGAAATTCCCTAAATAGCACAGCTTACTGAGAGATTACCGGGAAAGGCCTTCATCCTGTCGCTCAAGAAGCCTGCCGGATAAAATGCGGAAAACCTGCGTTTTCCGGGACTCCGCAAGACATTAAAGCGGGGCCGCTTATGTAATCCCCCGGGTTGCGCTAGGCCGGGTCCGCTAGCTCCATAAGGGGGCTGGGTATGTCCTCCTGGCCTGAGCCACCGCAAGGCTGGCGTATTGAGTTCCCTAAAGGTTGGTCTCGGATTTCAGGAGCACCGCTGAGTCAGGAGATGGCACAGAAAAATGAGATGCCCGTTGCGGTCGTTTGTGTCAGATCGCGTTCGATACCTCTGGGGTTTTGCAGACGCTTGTCTGGATCGTAGACGTAAGCGACGATGGCCTCACAGTTAGGATGCGCGGGGTAACGCCCTGCGTCAACTAAAAGCTCTTCACCTAGCTTTTTTGCGCTCATGCTCTCTCTGGTCATCTTGGTCTCGACGACCACCCCTACCTCGGGCAGAACGAAGTCGACTCTGGAGTTCGCGCCTCCCCTCGAAGGGGTATAATCTTCAGGTCTGACATCGTCGAAGAGAGTCCGCAGCAGGGCTTCTATCAGGACCTGCAGCTCCCGCTCATCCTTTAATGCCTCTCCGATTGGCCATTCCGGCCGGCGCTGTTGCAAAACCTGAATGAAGTCGGGGAAACGCCTTAGGACCTTTGCCAGATCCGCTGCTACGAGTGCAGCTGGTGATTCTTCGGGTTCGACGTCAGCTAGGAGACTTCGTTGCTTTTCCAGCCGGCTGCGGACATTGGCGAAAGGGTATTGCCAGCGCTGGCCCAAGGGAAATGATCCATCAGCTGCCTTCAGTACTGATTCAGTCCGAGGCTCGCTCAGGAAGCGGTAGATCCCGGGCTTGACCATGCTGCCGTCCCGTTGCTCGTCAAACCTCTTTCTAATGTCCGGCGGCAGGACGCGACTGGCTCTGCTATGCCACACGCGGTAGTCAGCCCGAACAGAACCGACATCTTTGGGATGGGGAGCTTCGCCCTCTTGAAGGGAAGCCATTCGCTCTTCCAGCTCCTCCGACTCCGTGATTAGCTGAGCGATTGCGGAAGCCCTGGGAGCAGGAATATTAGCCATGAGTAGAGCCTAGAACACTCTTACGACGAACGGCGTCGACGGGTAAATACAGCCCCCCCGGTTTTTATCCTGCTCCATATCGTTGCCCGCTGCCAGGCGCCGTTCGAGAGCTGAGGACGCCAAATGGGACTGCCCCCGGTTTTGTTGACTCCCTGACCCAGCGGGCTTGTGCTCGTGGAAGGATGTTGACCACGCGCACGCCGTATGGGGCGGAGTTCCGTCACGACGTTATTGATGTGGCCCGGAAAGGCGAGGCGCCACTGGCGCAGATCGCGAAAGACTTCGGGCTCTCGGTCACGACGCTCAGAAGTCTTCGATTGGCTGAACAGCCTAGGAACGACATGTTAGAGACGGTGAACGGCAACCGAGCAGCACTGCAACAGCAGACCCATACAGGTGCCAGTGTCAGGTTGGCATCAAAGACTTCCGCGAGCCGTTGTCAGTAAAAGAGGAATTGGACCTTATTCTGACGCCAGTTGGCCTATCACCTGACGTCAGGTTGGGGTGTGGTTCTCAATGACAGACTCGTGTGCCCTGACGGCATCACGACCAAACTTGAACGCCCTACGCGGATGGCACCCCGCATTTTGGGCGGACAGCCAGCGTTTTGCAGGGGATTTTCCGAGGCCCTTCGGCTCCAGCCGCCAGCAACTTCCGCCCGCAAGGGACCACTTCAAGAAGCAAAGCACAACTTCTGATACTGAATTCGTGACCACCGGAACCCGCAACGGCCACTGCAGCATGGGGGCCGAGAAACGCGACTCGGGTACCGCGAAGGCGTCCCGCAGGTGCCGAATACGCCGCCAGAAACATGAGGACACAGCAAATCGGGCTCCTGCTGTGGTCCTTCGCGGTCATCGCTTCGAGCGGAACGCGTCCATGGTTGAAAGGTACCGCCTCATGTGCGCGGTCCGGAACTTTGACAAGAGCCGACTATGACTCTGCGCGGGGGCGGCGCGCGTGCGAGTAAGTAGGTACTCACACGGGCCTGGATGCAGGTACTCGAAGTGGTTGTGTTGGGCTACGAAACCTGTCTACTGTCGAACCAAAGGTTTGAAGCCTCGACTGCATCTCGGATTATTTGCGGTGGGGAAGCCGGATATTCGCTGCTGGGGAAAATAGCGGTGACCGCAGTGTTCCGTTCGTGCCGCTCTGCGCGGCTCTTCTTGAAAAGTGATACTGGTCCGGACGAAGATGTCCGCCACCCTTAATCCGCAAGCTGGCAGGAACAGCCCCCAAACCCTGACCAAGCTTGCGGCAGGGGAACGAGGGAAAACATGCCGCTTATCAAGGATCCGCACCTGTTTAACGAGCAGAGCCTGTTCGTCGACCTGATAGGGGTGCTGGGCTGCCCCCTGTATCTGAAGAACGAGGTGTTCAATTTCGCTGGCAGCTCAATCAAGCTCAAACCAGCGCGGGAGGTGGTCGAGCGCGCCGAGCGGGAGGGGCTGATCTGCCCCGGCTCCGTCCTTGTGGAGTCCTCCTCGGGCAACCTCGACGTCGCGCTGAGCATGATCGCCGCCAGCAAGGCGGTTCACGGCGCCATGTCTTGGCTCGCCGACCACGACGCCCGGGACCTAACGGCGGTGGCCATCTCCCCGGACATGGGCCGTCCCCGCCCGGTGTCGGAGCCACAGCACCCGGCACGCGTACCCGTGGCCGGTTATGTCGCCACAGCCGCACTAGGGAATTTCCTGCAGTGAAAATGCGTCTCGACAACCTGCAGGGCGCTCCGCGTTCCACATCTCCCATCAATCCCCCCATTCCTGAGACAACCACGGCTCCGGCCGGGAACGGCTCACCAGCCACTCCGGCCACGGGTACGGCCGTCGCCTTGGAGCGCCGGCTGGCGGATCTTCTCGCATCGGTGGTGAAAAGGGATGATGTCTCCGTGGACGCCAACTTCTTCTACGAACTGGGCGCGGACTCGCTGGTGATGGCGCAGTTCTGCGCCCACGTGCGCAAGCAGCCGGACCTGCCTGCCGTGTCGATCAAGGACATCTACCAGAACCCAACGATCTCGGCGCTGGCCGCGGCCCTGGCACCGGCGGAAGAGGCGACGGCACAGGTACAGGTGCAGGAACGGTTGGCGGAGGTGCTCGCCGGCGTGCTGGACATTGAGCATGTGCCAGTGGAAGCCGATTTCTTCCAGGACCTGGGCGCGGACTCGCTGGTGATGGCGCGGTTCTGCGCCCGGGTGCGAAAGCTGCCGGACCTGCCAGTGGTGTCGATCAAGGACATCTACCAGAACCCAACGATCGCGGCGCTGGCCGCGGCCCTGGCACCGGCGGAAGAGGCGACGGCACAGGTGCAGGTGCAGGAACGGCTGGCCGGGGTGCTCGCCGGCGTGCTCGGCATCGAGCAGGTCGCGGTGGGCGATGACTTCTTCCAGGACCTGGGCGCGGACTCGCTGGTCATGGCAAAGTTCTGCGCCCGGGTGCGCAAGCAGCCGGACCTGCCCCAGGTATCCATGAAGGAGATCTACAGCAACCCGAATATCTTCGCACTGGCAGCGGCCCTGCAGGTTTCCCCGCAGCCGGACAAGGAGGCGGAGCCCTCGCCGGTCGCGGCTTCAGTGCCGGAGGCTCCGGCACCCATGGACGCGCGGACATGGGAGTATGTCGCCTGCGGCGCCCTGCAGGTGCTCGTCTACCTCGGCTACTGCCTCCTCGCTGGCTGGCTCGCGGTCGTGGGCTACCAGTGGGAGTTCCCGAACGCCGGTCCAGGCAACCAAGGAATGGCCGTCTGGGAGATCTACCTGCGGTCGATCGGCTTCGCCGCAATGGTGTTCGTGCTGCTGTGCATCCTGCCGGTGGCCGCGAAGTGGCTCGTCCTCGGGCGCTTCCGGCCCCAGGAGATCCATATCTGGAGCCTGGCCTACTTCCGGTTCTGGCTGGTCAAGACCCTGATGCGAACCTCGCCCCTCTCGCTGATGGCCGGTTCCCCGCTGACAACCTTCTACCTGCGCGCCATGGGTGCAAAGGTGGGCCGCAACGTGACGATCCTGACCAAACGCCTGCCGGTCTGCACCGACCTGCTCACCATCGGGGAGGGGACGGTGATCCGCCAGGATGTGGTCTTCAACGGCTACCGGGCCCACGGCGGCGTCATTCAGTTCGGTGCGGTGACGCTGGGCCGTGACGTGGTCGTCGGCGAGGGCAGCATCCTGGACATTAACACGGCTATGGGAGACGGCTCGCAGTTGGGCCACCGCTCCAGTTTGTACGCCGGCCAGGCCGTGCCCGGGGACGAGCGCTGGCACGGTACGCCGGGCAGGCGCACGGAGGCGGATTTCCGCACGGTGGAGGCCACGCCCTACCGGCCCTGGCGCCGGGGATGGTTCGCCTTCACCCAGTTCTTGAGTGCGCTCGGGTTGGGCCGGGCCATGCTGACCATAACCATCGCCCTGGCCGTCCTGGCGTTGCCGCGCGTGGCGGCGCTGTTGGAGGCGCAGCCGTTGGCGTTCACTGACTGGTCCTTCTACGCCCACGCTGTTGCCCTCGCCGGCCTGACCGTCTTCGGTGGAACGGTCGCCGCGTTGGTCATCGCCACGACCGTGCCGCGGCTGCTCAACCTCGCTCTGAAGCCCGACACGGTGTATCCGCTGTTCGGACTGCGTGACGCGGCGGCGCGGGCGGTGACGAAGTTGACCAACAGTCCCATGCTTGGAGGGTTGTTCGGCGACAGCTCATACGTCGTAAACTACCTGCGGGCCATCGGGTACGACCTGGGGCAGGTCCAGCAGACAGGCTCGAACATGGGCACGGTGTTCAAGCACGACAACCCTTTCCTTTCGTCGATCGGCACTGGCACGATGATCGCCGACGGGGTGTCGTTTATGAACGCCGAGTACTCGCCGACGTCGTTCAAGGTCAGTCGGGCGGCGATCGGCGCGCACAACTTCCTTGGCAACGGCGTTTTCTACCCGGCCGGGGCGAAAACCGGGGACAACTGCCTGCTCGCGACCATGGTGGCGGTCCCCATCGACGGACCGGTGCGCCATGACGTGGGTTTGCTCGGATCGCCGCCGTTCGAGATCCCCCGCTCGGTCCTCCGGGACGCCCTCCCCGAGGAACATAGGAACCGTGCGCACTTCCGTCGGGACCTGGCAGCCAAGAACAGGCACAACCTGCGCACGATGGCCCTCGTGATGCTGGTGCGGTGGCTCAACATCTCGCTGGCCATGATCATCATGTTCGCCGCTCTCGAACTGTCCGACCAATTCGGTTTCCTTGCC
The DNA window shown above is from Arthrobacter sp. FW305-BF8 and carries:
- a CDS encoding Pls/PosA family non-ribosomal peptide synthetase encodes the protein MRLDNLQGAPRSTSPINPPIPETTTAPAGNGSPATPATGTAVALERRLADLLASVVKRDDVSVDANFFYELGADSLVMAQFCAHVRKQPDLPAVSIKDIYQNPTISALAAALAPAEEATAQVQVQERLAEVLAGVLDIEHVPVEADFFQDLGADSLVMARFCARVRKLPDLPVVSIKDIYQNPTIAALAAALAPAEEATAQVQVQERLAGVLAGVLGIEQVAVGDDFFQDLGADSLVMAKFCARVRKQPDLPQVSMKEIYSNPNIFALAAALQVSPQPDKEAEPSPVAASVPEAPAPMDARTWEYVACGALQVLVYLGYCLLAGWLAVVGYQWEFPNAGPGNQGMAVWEIYLRSIGFAAMVFVLLCILPVAAKWLVLGRFRPQEIHIWSLAYFRFWLVKTLMRTSPLSLMAGSPLTTFYLRAMGAKVGRNVTILTKRLPVCTDLLTIGEGTVIRQDVVFNGYRAHGGVIQFGAVTLGRDVVVGEGSILDINTAMGDGSQLGHRSSLYAGQAVPGDERWHGTPGRRTEADFRTVEATPYRPWRRGWFAFTQFLSALGLGRAMLTITIALAVLALPRVAALLEAQPLAFTDWSFYAHAVALAGLTVFGGTVAALVIATTVPRLLNLALKPDTVYPLFGLRDAAARAVTKLTNSPMLGGLFGDSSYVVNYLRAIGYDLGQVQQTGSNMGTVFKHDNPFLSSIGTGTMIADGVSFMNAEYSPTSFKVSRAAIGAHNFLGNGVFYPAGAKTGDNCLLATMVAVPIDGPVRHDVGLLGSPPFEIPRSVLRDALPEEHRNRAHFRRDLAAKNRHNLRTMALVMLVRWLNISLAMIIMFAALELSDQFGFLAFSASFVVMLLVGLLVPSGIEHIVTRSRGLQPQLCSIYNPYFWWHERYWKLQIQSRYMTILDGTPFKPLLWRLLGVRIGSRVFDDGCAFPERSLVTIGSRCTLNAGSAVQCHSQEDGMFKTDRSIIGDGVTLGVGCLVHYGVTAEDGAVVATDSFVMKGTTLPRGTVWGGNPAEEARAAATSPLVLERPVS